In the genome of Coregonus clupeaformis isolate EN_2021a chromosome 11, ASM2061545v1, whole genome shotgun sequence, one region contains:
- the LOC121576461 gene encoding sphingosine 1-phosphate receptor 1-like has protein sequence MGDSMYSDLIARHYNFTGKLRKVEQDSRLKADSVVFIIVCCFIILENVLVLLTIWRTKKFHKPMYYFIGNLALSDLLAGVVYTANILLSGANTYKLTPTQWFFREGSMFVALAASIFSLLAIAIERHLTMLKMKLHNNGNTCRVFMLISTVWLIAAILGGLPIMGWNCIQRMPSCSTVLPLYHKTYILFCTTVFSVILMAVVVLYARIYALVRTRSRKMVFRKVSNGRSGGSASSKSSEKSMALLKTVIIVLSCFIACWAPLFILLLLDVACDIRMCPILYKAEWFLALAVLNSAMNPLIYTLTSNEMRRAFLKTLLCCSICTRPSGKFSQPIMGAEFSRSKSDNSSHPNKDEPEYLPRETIVSSGNITSSS, from the coding sequence ATGGGTGACTCAATGTATTCCGATTTGATAGCCAGACACTACAACTTCACAGGGAAGCTCCGGAAAGTGGAGCAGGATTCTAGGCTCAAAGCGGACTCTGTGGTTTTCATCATTGTATGTTGCTTCATCATTCTTGAGAATGTATTGGTCCTGCTTACTATTTGGAGGACCAAGAAGTTCCACAAGCCCATGTACTACTTTATTGGGAACTTAGCTCTATCAGACTTGCTGGCTGGGGTGGTGTACACTGCCAACATCCTGCTGTCAGGTGCCAACACATACAAACTGACCCCCACACAGTGGTTCTTCCGGGAGGGGAGTATGTTTGTGGCCCTGGCTGCCTCAATCTTCAGCCTGTTGGCCATCGCCATCGAGCGCCACCTCACCATGCTGAAGATGAAGTTGCACAACAATGGCAACACGTGTCGTGTCTTCATGCTCATCAGCACCGTGTGGCTGATTGCAGCCATATTGGGCGGCCTACCCATCATGGGCTGGAACTGCATCCAGAGAATGCCGAGCTGCTCCACCGTGCTGCCGCTCTACCACAAGACCTACATCCTGTTCTGCACCACCGTCTTCAGCGTCATCCTCATGGCCGTCGTGGTCTTGTACGCACGCATCTATGCCCTGGTGCGCACCCGCAGCCGCAAGATGGTGTTCCGCAAGGTCTCCAACGGCCGCAGCGGGGGAAGCGCTAGCAGCAAGAGCTCGGAGAAGTCCATGGCCCTGCTGAAGACCGTGATCATCGTGCTGAGCTGTTTCATCGCCTGCTGGGCTCCCCTCTTCATCCTCCTGTTGCTGGACGTGGCCTGCGACATCCGCATGTGCCCCATCCTGTACAAAGCCGAATGGTTCCTGGCCCTGGCCGTGCTCAACTCGGCCATGAACCCCCTTATCTACACGCTCACCAGCAACGAGATGCGTCGCGCCTTCCTCAAAACGCTCCTGTGCTGCAGCATCTGCACCCGGCCCTCCGGCAAGTTCTCCCAGCCCATCATGGGTGCCGAGTTCAGTCGGAGCAAGTCGGACAACTCGTCCCACCCCAATAAGGATGAGCCGGAGTACTTGCCAAGGGAGACCATCGTATCCTCTGGGAATATCACCTCCTCTTCTTAA